In Halorubrum sp. PV6, a single window of DNA contains:
- the gnd gene encoding phosphogluconate dehydrogenase (NAD(+)-dependent, decarboxylating) has product MELGVIGLGRMGQIVVNRSLDAGHDVVAFDLSAEATATAAEAGATPADSVADLCDRLGSEKRIWLMVPAGDAVDATLTDLEPHLDGDDVVVDGGNSQFQASVRRAEETDAAYLDCGTSGGPASAEAGFSLMVGGPEWAYEALVPVFDAVATGPDGHDRMGESGSGHYVKMVHNGVEYALMQAYGEGFELLSEGRYDLDMESVARTWNNGAVIRSWLLELCEEAFREEGSDLGDVADHVAGGSTGTWTVEEALEQEVPVPIIYQALAERFDSRNEGRFSRRLANRLRYGFGRHEVARRSDDA; this is encoded by the coding sequence ATGGAACTCGGCGTCATCGGACTCGGGCGGATGGGGCAGATCGTGGTGAATCGGTCGCTCGACGCGGGCCACGACGTGGTCGCGTTCGACCTCTCGGCGGAGGCGACGGCGACCGCGGCGGAGGCGGGCGCGACGCCCGCTGACTCGGTCGCAGACCTCTGTGACCGGCTGGGCTCCGAGAAGCGCATCTGGCTCATGGTCCCCGCGGGCGACGCGGTCGACGCCACGCTCACGGACCTGGAACCGCACCTCGACGGCGACGACGTGGTCGTCGACGGCGGGAACTCGCAGTTTCAGGCGTCGGTGCGGCGCGCCGAGGAGACCGACGCCGCGTACCTCGACTGTGGCACGTCCGGCGGCCCCGCCAGCGCCGAGGCGGGCTTCTCGCTGATGGTGGGCGGCCCCGAGTGGGCCTACGAGGCGCTCGTGCCGGTGTTCGACGCGGTCGCGACCGGTCCCGACGGCCACGACCGGATGGGCGAGTCGGGGTCGGGCCACTACGTGAAGATGGTCCACAACGGCGTCGAGTACGCGCTGATGCAGGCGTACGGCGAGGGGTTCGAACTGCTCTCCGAGGGGCGGTACGACCTCGACATGGAGTCGGTCGCGCGGACGTGGAACAACGGCGCCGTGATCCGGTCGTGGCTCCTCGAACTCTGCGAGGAGGCGTTCCGCGAGGAGGGGTCGGATCTCGGCGACGTGGCCGACCACGTCGCCGGCGGATCGACCGGGACGTGGACGGTCGAGGAGGCGCTCGAACAGGAGGTCCCGGTGCCGATCATTTATCAGGCGCTCGCGGAGCGGTTCGACTCGCGGAACGAGGGGCGGTTCTCGCGGCGGCTCGCGAACCGACTGCGCTACGGGTTCGGTCGCCACGAGGTCGCCAGGCGGTCGGACGACGCGTAA
- a CDS encoding DUF5802 family protein, producing the protein MFERFSSGYYLGELYVEPHDGDRAVIQRADHEHVNEQLYAVGRGVERLDAPLVMKVDGSHIPVAGDDEVPSGTLAIPRSLADDALPDRRNVLLADADRAETLLRWEGWEPHVNA; encoded by the coding sequence ATGTTTGAGCGATTCTCGAGCGGATACTACCTGGGGGAACTGTACGTCGAGCCCCACGACGGCGACCGTGCCGTTATCCAGCGGGCCGACCACGAACACGTCAACGAGCAGCTCTATGCGGTCGGCCGCGGCGTCGAACGGCTCGACGCGCCCCTCGTGATGAAAGTCGACGGCAGCCACATCCCGGTCGCCGGCGACGACGAGGTCCCCAGCGGGACGCTCGCCATCCCCCGGTCGCTCGCGGACGACGCCCTCCCGGACCGGCGGAACGTGTTGCTGGCAGACGCGGACCGCGCCGAGACCCTGCTGCGGTGGGAGGGGTGGGAGCCGCACGTGAACGCCTGA
- a CDS encoding Vms1/Ankzf1 family peptidyl-tRNA hydrolase: MIDRLLGRAELKERIEELEEANHHLERRAEAEEERRSEAVADRQRAEERVNRLEHRIESLEARLERVDGDDESFEFRRVSDARGPRLADALGRFRAVESADPEGLLTAFVPDADAVPERVASWFGDRTELVRRAAPAVVIADDTGAVSAALTPPMPPEPFDRWSDRFRLEESWFRPTGRVAFALVRSDTFALGVYEGDERVAFEGFTSEVKEAHSKGGFSQGRFERRREGQIDDHLKKVTAALTDPGDEPVDQTIVVGERSVLGDVRAHADVTDVSDATGKPRAALDDAFRDFWTTRIRAL, translated from the coding sequence ATGATCGACAGGCTGCTCGGGCGCGCCGAGTTAAAAGAGCGGATCGAGGAACTCGAAGAGGCGAACCACCACCTCGAACGCCGCGCCGAGGCCGAAGAGGAGCGGCGCTCGGAGGCGGTCGCCGACCGCCAGCGCGCCGAGGAGCGCGTCAACCGCCTCGAACACCGAATCGAGTCGCTGGAAGCCCGCCTCGAACGCGTCGACGGCGACGACGAGTCGTTCGAGTTCCGCCGCGTGAGCGACGCCCGCGGCCCTCGGCTGGCCGACGCGCTCGGGCGGTTTCGGGCGGTCGAGAGCGCCGACCCCGAGGGGCTCCTCACCGCTTTCGTCCCCGACGCCGACGCGGTGCCCGAGCGCGTCGCGTCGTGGTTCGGCGACCGGACGGAACTCGTCAGGCGCGCCGCGCCCGCGGTCGTCATCGCCGACGACACGGGAGCGGTGAGCGCGGCGCTGACGCCCCCGATGCCCCCCGAGCCCTTTGACCGGTGGAGCGACCGCTTCCGACTCGAAGAGTCGTGGTTCCGTCCGACCGGGCGAGTCGCCTTCGCGCTCGTGCGCTCGGACACCTTCGCGCTCGGCGTCTACGAGGGCGACGAGCGGGTCGCCTTCGAGGGGTTCACCTCCGAGGTCAAGGAGGCCCACTCGAAAGGCGGGTTCTCGCAGGGGCGGTTCGAGCGCCGGCGCGAGGGACAGATCGACGACCATCTTAAAAAGGTGACCGCGGCGCTCACCGACCCCGGCGACGAACCGGTCGACCAGACGATAGTCGTCGGCGAGCGCAGCGTCCTCGGCGACGTGCGGGCCCACGCCGACGTCACCGACGTCTCCGACGCGACGGGGAAGCCGCGAGCCGCCCTCGACGACGCGTTCCGCGACTTCTGGACGACGCGGATTCGCGCGCTCTGA
- a CDS encoding rhodanese-like domain-containing protein: MDGEIDPEELASLLDEADADAGDGTDGGTDAGEATDGLRIVDIRDQRAFDRGHLPESECIPFPELTTRIAELEGADRIVTVCPHGVASQQAAQLIGSYAGTQAARVESLRGGIEAWQRDAGELVPTDDAESADATAGDADEGPDAPF, translated from the coding sequence ATGGACGGCGAAATCGACCCCGAGGAGCTGGCGAGCCTCCTCGACGAGGCGGACGCCGACGCTGGCGACGGCACCGACGGCGGCACCGATGCCGGCGAGGCGACAGACGGCCTCCGAATCGTCGACATCCGCGATCAGCGCGCCTTCGACCGCGGTCACCTCCCGGAAAGCGAGTGTATCCCCTTCCCGGAGTTGACCACGCGGATCGCGGAGTTGGAGGGCGCAGACCGGATCGTCACCGTCTGTCCGCACGGCGTCGCCAGCCAGCAGGCGGCTCAGCTCATCGGCAGCTACGCGGGAACCCAAGCGGCGCGCGTCGAGAGCCTCCGCGGCGGTATCGAGGCGTGGCAGCGCGACGCGGGCGAGTTGGTTCCGACGGACGACGCCGAGAGCGCGGACGCGACCGCCGGCGACGCCGACGAAGGCCCCGACGCTCCCTTTTAA
- a CDS encoding cupin domain-containing protein, which produces MTLDTYPAVDDLDPDPGVVETAELVVTDDVLVKAFVLGPDAAVDPHEHGDATNVFHVLEGEPTVVRGDDEESLAAPAVVLNERGTVHGARNDTDERAVITASLCPLP; this is translated from the coding sequence ATGACGCTCGACACCTACCCCGCCGTCGACGACCTCGACCCCGATCCGGGAGTCGTCGAGACGGCCGAACTCGTCGTCACCGACGACGTGCTCGTCAAGGCGTTCGTCCTCGGCCCGGACGCCGCCGTCGACCCGCACGAACACGGCGACGCGACCAACGTGTTTCACGTCCTCGAAGGGGAGCCGACGGTCGTGCGCGGCGACGACGAGGAGTCGCTCGCGGCCCCCGCGGTCGTGTTGAACGAACGCGGCACCGTCCACGGCGCCCGCAACGACACCGACGAACGCGCCGTCATCACGGCGAGCCTCTGTCCGCTCCCCTGA
- a CDS encoding alpha/beta fold hydrolase, protein MSDPSTEANPDGASAADRRAGLEALDEPVPPDEIPEGVPGESRAIDVGDVRLHVVEAGPEDGKLLVLLHGFPEFWYGWHEVIAPLANAGYRVVVPDQRGYNLSAKPPAVRDYRIDVLARDVVGLIDAYDRETAAVAGHDWGAAVGWWLALTHPERVSEFVAVNVPHPSVFERALRTSWDQRLKSWYFLAFQLPKLPEAVASAGNWRLAVRGLRDTSDPGTFGDDDIRRYRRAWNRDGAFEAMVNWYRAIVRDRPTPPTDTVEVPTLVIWGAEDPFLSTRLAGESVDRCTDGRLMTLDTATHWVVHEEPHRVAEAIADHADPLPPGMRD, encoded by the coding sequence ATGAGCGATCCGTCCACCGAAGCGAATCCCGACGGCGCGTCCGCCGCGGACCGACGAGCCGGGCTCGAAGCGCTCGACGAGCCGGTGCCGCCCGACGAGATCCCCGAGGGGGTGCCGGGCGAGTCGCGCGCGATCGACGTCGGCGACGTGCGGCTTCACGTCGTCGAGGCCGGCCCCGAAGACGGGAAACTGCTCGTCTTGCTCCACGGCTTCCCCGAGTTCTGGTACGGGTGGCACGAGGTGATCGCGCCGCTCGCGAACGCGGGGTACCGCGTCGTCGTCCCCGACCAGCGCGGCTACAACCTCTCGGCGAAGCCGCCGGCCGTCCGCGACTACCGCATCGACGTGCTCGCGCGCGACGTGGTCGGGTTGATCGACGCCTACGACCGCGAGACCGCCGCCGTGGCCGGCCACGACTGGGGCGCCGCGGTCGGGTGGTGGCTCGCGCTCACCCACCCCGAGCGCGTCTCGGAGTTCGTCGCGGTCAACGTCCCGCACCCGTCCGTCTTCGAGCGCGCGCTCCGGACCTCGTGGGACCAGCGGCTCAAGAGCTGGTACTTCCTCGCGTTCCAGCTTCCGAAGCTCCCCGAGGCCGTCGCCAGCGCCGGGAACTGGCGGCTCGCCGTGCGCGGGCTCAGAGACACGAGCGATCCGGGGACGTTCGGTGACGACGACATCAGGCGCTACCGGCGCGCGTGGAACCGCGACGGGGCCTTCGAGGCGATGGTGAACTGGTACCGGGCCATCGTCCGCGACCGGCCGACGCCGCCGACCGATACCGTCGAGGTCCCGACGCTCGTGATCTGGGGCGCCGAGGACCCGTTCCTCTCGACGCGGCTCGCGGGCGAGAGCGTCGACCGCTGTACCGACGGCCGGCTGATGACGCTCGATACGGCGACGCACTGGGTGGTCCACGAGGAGCCGCACCGCGTCGCCGAGGCCATCGCCGACCACGCCGACCCCCTCCCGCCGGGGATGCGAGACTAG
- a CDS encoding sulfatase-like hydrolase/transferase encodes MEPDTSTSDTAASASKPSGSTDTASTAAPSADGAVSNVLLVTIDSLRADSIAPYDDSRRSPVLSSLAADGTVFDRAFANGNWTPFSFPSILASEPVFARNADIGVKGSQTLASVLSEAGFATGGFNAANGFLTSHWGYPEGFDEFEPFVTSVGSSRYSRYLAAHPTVEAWIQLATSPFRRLGSKIRGDSDDRPFLDASRMFDVEDAATDFVDDTDEPFFLWVHYMDTHTPYVPAPRYIREVSDGLLGTHRMLHAHTRTSLGWEVGERTLRELRTLYQATVRQVDASVGRLLDQLEAAGIADETAIVVAGDHGEEFQEHGHLAHYPKLYDELIHVPLIVNVPGEDGGRRVSEHVGLDAIPPTVADLLGVDTPSEWRGESVAPAVTDDESPDQEPVVSVTVRGEEVTEQPIPRSLSDGDLLVSVRDETWTYIENVDAETTELYRRDTDPTQQEDLSDDPSDEALAVIERFAPVVADHVAELRDKQTEVEAAGGGDDEAVDEDLEARLDALGYR; translated from the coding sequence ATGGAACCGGACACGTCGACCTCGGACACAGCGGCATCGGCCTCGAAGCCGTCGGGCTCAACAGACACCGCGTCGACCGCGGCACCGTCGGCCGACGGCGCCGTCTCGAACGTCCTTCTCGTCACGATCGACTCGCTCCGTGCGGACTCGATCGCGCCCTACGACGACAGCCGTCGCTCGCCGGTCCTCTCGTCGCTCGCCGCGGACGGCACCGTCTTCGACCGGGCGTTCGCGAACGGCAACTGGACGCCCTTCTCGTTCCCGTCGATCCTCGCCTCCGAGCCCGTTTTCGCCAGAAACGCCGATATCGGCGTGAAGGGCTCGCAGACCCTGGCGTCGGTGCTGTCCGAGGCCGGCTTCGCCACCGGCGGCTTCAACGCCGCAAACGGCTTTCTCACCTCTCACTGGGGGTATCCAGAAGGGTTCGACGAGTTCGAACCGTTCGTCACGAGCGTGGGGTCGAGCCGGTACAGCCGGTACCTCGCGGCGCACCCGACGGTCGAGGCGTGGATCCAACTCGCCACGTCGCCGTTCCGCCGGCTCGGGTCGAAGATCCGGGGCGACAGCGACGACCGGCCGTTCCTCGACGCCTCGCGGATGTTCGACGTCGAGGACGCGGCGACCGACTTCGTCGACGACACCGACGAGCCGTTCTTCCTGTGGGTCCACTACATGGACACGCACACCCCGTACGTCCCCGCGCCCCGGTACATTCGCGAGGTCTCCGACGGCCTTCTCGGCACCCACCGGATGCTCCACGCGCACACGCGGACGAGCCTCGGGTGGGAGGTCGGCGAACGGACGCTACGGGAGCTTCGGACCCTGTATCAGGCGACCGTGCGACAGGTGGACGCGAGCGTCGGCCGCCTGCTCGATCAGCTCGAAGCGGCCGGCATCGCCGACGAGACGGCCATCGTCGTCGCCGGCGATCACGGCGAGGAGTTCCAGGAACACGGCCACCTCGCACACTATCCGAAACTCTACGACGAGTTGATCCACGTGCCGCTCATCGTGAACGTCCCCGGCGAGGACGGCGGGCGGCGCGTCTCCGAACACGTCGGACTCGACGCGATTCCGCCGACCGTCGCCGACCTGCTCGGCGTCGACACCCCGTCGGAGTGGCGCGGCGAGTCGGTCGCACCGGCGGTCACCGACGACGAGTCGCCGGACCAGGAGCCGGTCGTCTCCGTCACCGTCCGTGGCGAGGAGGTGACCGAACAGCCGATCCCGCGGTCGCTGTCCGACGGCGACCTCCTCGTGAGCGTGCGCGACGAGACGTGGACCTACATCGAGAACGTCGACGCGGAGACCACCGAGCTATACCGCCGGGACACCGACCCGACCCAGCAGGAAGACCTGTCGGACGACCCTTCCGACGAGGCGCTCGCCGTCATCGAGCGGTTCGCGCCGGTCGTCGCCGACCACGTCGCCGAACTCCGCGACAAACAGACCGAAGTGGAGGCCGCCGGCGGCGGCGACGACGAGGCGGTCGACGAGGATCTTGAGGCCCGCCTCGATGCGCTCGGCTATCGGTGA
- a CDS encoding GtrA family protein, with amino-acid sequence MLRAVLRDLTSGPIAVQMRRFVLVGAVTAGIQMGLLWLFVDAAGLNYLIGATIAIEITIILSYVLNNAWTFQASQNTGTMEYLEGLVKTNLVRGTAIPIQLGVLYALVEWASVMYLVANAVAIFLSGLYRFVLDKRWTWG; translated from the coding sequence ATGCTACGGGCCGTTCTCCGAGACCTGACGAGCGGGCCGATCGCCGTGCAGATGCGCCGGTTCGTCCTCGTCGGCGCAGTCACTGCGGGGATACAGATGGGGCTGCTCTGGCTGTTCGTCGACGCGGCCGGCCTGAACTACCTGATCGGCGCGACCATCGCCATCGAGATCACGATCATTCTCTCGTACGTGCTCAACAACGCGTGGACCTTTCAGGCGAGCCAGAACACGGGTACCATGGAGTATCTCGAAGGGTTGGTCAAGACGAATCTCGTCCGGGGAACCGCGATTCCGATCCAACTCGGCGTGTTGTACGCGCTCGTCGAGTGGGCGAGCGTCATGTACCTCGTCGCCAACGCGGTCGCCATCTTCCTCAGCGGGCTCTACCGGTTCGTCCTCGACAAGCGATGGACGTGGGGGTGA
- a CDS encoding TVP38/TMEM64 family protein: protein MKLFASASDRRRGLLAAVAVALAFVALYLFVREYASFITDAEALRLWLRQFGVLAPLVFVAIQALQVVVAPIPGQVVALVAGYLFGSFWGTVYSLTGVLIGSTIAFSLAKRYGRSFVEDVIHEDVVSRFDEFVDTVGVPGLFAFVIIPGLPDDAICFLSGLTKWRLPTFLAVISVGRLPAYVFTVYAGGELANGRFLTAIALIALVVVASIVGYYKQETVRNLIARIEPRLPF from the coding sequence ATGAAACTCTTCGCCTCGGCGTCCGACCGGCGGCGAGGACTCCTCGCAGCCGTCGCCGTCGCGCTCGCGTTCGTCGCGCTCTACCTGTTCGTCCGTGAGTACGCGAGTTTCATCACGGACGCCGAGGCCCTCCGACTGTGGCTCCGCCAGTTCGGCGTCCTCGCGCCGCTCGTGTTCGTGGCCATCCAAGCGCTGCAGGTCGTCGTCGCGCCGATTCCCGGCCAGGTCGTCGCGCTCGTCGCGGGCTACCTGTTCGGCTCGTTCTGGGGGACCGTCTACAGCCTCACGGGCGTGCTCATCGGCAGCACCATCGCCTTCTCGCTCGCGAAGCGATACGGTCGCTCGTTCGTCGAAGACGTCATCCACGAAGATGTCGTCTCGCGGTTCGACGAGTTCGTCGACACGGTCGGCGTCCCAGGGCTGTTCGCGTTCGTGATCATCCCCGGCCTCCCGGACGACGCCATCTGCTTTTTAAGTGGTCTCACGAAGTGGCGGCTCCCGACGTTCCTCGCCGTTATCAGCGTCGGTCGACTGCCGGCGTACGTGTTCACGGTGTACGCCGGCGGCGAGCTGGCGAACGGGCGGTTCCTCACGGCCATCGCGCTCATCGCGCTTGTCGTCGTCGCGTCGATAGTCGGCTACTACAAACAAGAGACGGTCAGAAACCTCATCGCTCGCATCGAGCCGCGCCTACCTTTTTAA
- a CDS encoding MFS transporter, giving the protein MLLAVALAWAVLQAGRFLLSPLLPAIIADLGITEATAGVVLAMFNGVYALTQYPSGEYSDRWSRATLIVPGLATLVVGFLLFGLVGGLAGFALAAVVTGFGKGLFAIPSRALLSDLFVERRGRALGVYAAGTDIGGLLAAGLGVLVLSGAVWRLPALSVLGTQFPAVTVGFTSWRTPFLPVAAVLAGFLLLYVVWTRDGYRVGSPSLDVVGTVHRLLATGRQRRTLLAFGLFYLMVGGFINFLPTYLAQAKGFSAELASAAFALVFIVGALTKPVAGGLSDRFSRETIAVAGLLVAALALSVLVVADTRVAALGGIAVMAVGYKTEFPIADGVILDNAPDDDLGADLGAARALFLAANAVGPAYVGVVATYLNYAVAFGGLVACLLVAAGLLAWDAVGDD; this is encoded by the coding sequence ATGCTGCTCGCCGTCGCGCTCGCGTGGGCCGTCTTGCAGGCCGGCCGGTTCCTCCTCTCGCCGCTGCTGCCGGCTATCATCGCCGATCTCGGCATCACCGAAGCGACCGCGGGGGTCGTCCTCGCGATGTTCAACGGCGTGTACGCCCTGACGCAGTACCCCTCCGGCGAGTACTCCGACCGCTGGTCGCGGGCGACGCTCATCGTCCCCGGACTCGCCACGCTCGTGGTCGGGTTCCTCCTCTTCGGTCTCGTCGGCGGCCTCGCGGGGTTCGCCCTCGCGGCGGTCGTCACCGGCTTCGGAAAGGGGCTCTTTGCCATCCCCTCGCGAGCGTTACTCTCGGACCTGTTCGTCGAGCGTCGCGGCCGGGCGCTCGGCGTCTACGCCGCGGGGACCGATATCGGCGGCCTGCTCGCCGCCGGCCTCGGCGTGCTGGTGCTTTCGGGTGCGGTGTGGCGACTCCCGGCCCTGTCGGTCCTCGGAACGCAGTTTCCCGCGGTGACAGTCGGGTTCACCTCGTGGCGCACGCCCTTCCTGCCGGTGGCGGCCGTGCTCGCGGGGTTCCTCCTGTTGTACGTCGTCTGGACTCGCGACGGCTACCGCGTCGGGAGCCCGTCCCTCGACGTGGTCGGGACCGTACACCGGCTGCTGGCGACTGGTCGCCAGCGGCGGACGCTCCTCGCGTTCGGGCTCTTTTACCTGATGGTCGGCGGTTTCATCAACTTCCTGCCGACGTACCTCGCGCAGGCGAAGGGGTTCTCGGCGGAGCTGGCGAGTGCGGCCTTCGCGCTCGTGTTCATCGTCGGCGCGCTGACGAAACCGGTTGCCGGGGGACTGAGCGACCGCTTCTCGCGCGAGACCATCGCGGTGGCCGGCCTGCTGGTCGCGGCGCTCGCGCTGTCGGTCCTCGTCGTCGCGGACACCCGCGTCGCCGCGCTCGGCGGCATCGCCGTCATGGCGGTCGGCTACAAAACCGAGTTCCCCATCGCCGACGGCGTCATCCTCGATAACGCCCCCGACGACGACCTTGGCGCGGACCTCGGCGCGGCGCGGGCGCTGTTCCTCGCGGCCAACGCGGTCGGTCCGGCGTACGTCGGCGTGGTGGCGACGTACCTGAACTACGCCGTCGCGTTCGGCGGTCTCGTCGCGTGTCTGCTCGTCGCCGCCGGGCTGCTGGCGTGGGACGCCGTCGGCGACGACTGA
- the trmY gene encoding tRNA (pseudouridine(54)-N(1))-methyltransferase TrmY, with translation MRQFVVIAHDVPTDPDAVSLSDIPGAGRLDLLCRCVSAGVFLSHGIREQVRVHLVVADAFTVTFDADTLRHLHPDERNVAARIRDALGAADDAIGHMPADVSPGVELRRMGVTATLDRLLDGAGAADPTLVQLHEEGDPLVDAAPPSDPVFVLSDHNDFTPDERDALAERAERRVRVGPKRLHADHTISVVHNWLDTGGYADY, from the coding sequence ATGCGCCAGTTCGTCGTCATCGCTCACGACGTGCCCACCGACCCGGACGCCGTCTCGCTGTCCGACATTCCCGGTGCGGGCCGACTTGACCTCCTCTGTCGGTGCGTTTCCGCCGGGGTCTTCCTCTCACACGGGATTCGCGAGCAGGTCCGGGTCCACCTCGTCGTCGCCGACGCGTTCACGGTCACGTTCGACGCGGACACGCTCCGGCACCTCCACCCGGACGAACGCAACGTCGCCGCCCGGATCCGGGACGCGCTCGGCGCCGCGGACGACGCCATCGGGCACATGCCGGCTGACGTCTCACCCGGCGTCGAACTCCGCCGGATGGGGGTTACCGCGACGCTCGACCGACTCCTCGACGGTGCGGGCGCTGCCGATCCGACGCTGGTCCAACTCCACGAGGAGGGCGACCCGCTCGTCGACGCCGCCCCGCCGAGCGACCCGGTGTTCGTGCTCTCCGATCACAACGACTTCACCCCCGACGAACGCGACGCGCTCGCGGAGCGTGCGGAGCGCCGAGTGCGGGTCGGGCCGAAGCGCCTCCACGCCGACCACACGATATCCGTCGTCCACAACTGGCTCGACACGGGCGGCTACGCCGACTACTAG
- the pyrF gene encoding orotidine-5'-phosphate decarboxylase, translated as MRFFERLAARIESTDSVVSVGLDPDPSRLPEFVADADLPRWAFNRRIIDATHEHAACYKPNAAFYEDPDGWRALRETIAYAHGKDVPVLLDAKRADIGNTTRQYAAALDDADAITVNPYLGRDSLQPFLDRADKGVFVLCRTSNPGGSDLQDLELASGEPLYERVAALADVWNGNDNVGLVVGATAPEELAEVRDIVPEIPFLVPGVGAQGGDAEAAVEHGLAERPDAAVDVGVVNSSRGIIFAGEESSRPDDEGTYFGAAGDSAKRLKKRLNQHR; from the coding sequence ATGCGCTTCTTCGAGAGGCTCGCGGCCCGGATCGAGTCGACCGACAGCGTCGTCTCCGTCGGGCTCGACCCCGACCCGAGCCGACTCCCCGAGTTCGTCGCCGACGCCGACCTGCCACGGTGGGCGTTCAACCGGCGGATCATCGACGCGACCCACGAACACGCCGCCTGCTACAAGCCGAACGCCGCCTTCTACGAGGACCCCGACGGCTGGCGGGCCCTCCGCGAGACCATCGCCTACGCGCACGGCAAGGACGTGCCAGTCCTCCTCGACGCCAAGCGCGCCGACATCGGCAACACGACCCGGCAGTACGCGGCGGCGCTCGACGACGCCGACGCGATCACGGTGAACCCGTACCTCGGCCGCGACTCGCTCCAGCCGTTCCTCGACCGCGCGGACAAGGGCGTATTCGTCCTCTGTCGCACGTCGAACCCCGGCGGCAGCGACCTGCAGGACCTCGAACTCGCCTCCGGCGAGCCCCTCTACGAGCGCGTCGCTGCGCTCGCGGACGTCTGGAACGGCAACGACAACGTCGGGCTCGTCGTCGGGGCGACGGCGCCCGAGGAGCTGGCCGAGGTCCGCGATATCGTCCCCGAGATCCCGTTTCTCGTCCCCGGCGTGGGCGCGCAGGGCGGCGACGCCGAGGCCGCGGTCGAACACGGGCTCGCCGAGCGCCCGGACGCTGCCGTCGACGTGGGGGTCGTCAACTCATCGCGAGGGATCATCTTCGCCGGCGAGGAGTCGAGCCGCCCCGACGACGAGGGGACGTACTTTGGTGCTGCTGGCGACTCAGCGAAGCGGCTTAAAAAGCGGCTGAATCAACACCGGTAG